CGATCTGGTGCACTACGATGACCTGGCCTATGTGGCCAGTGCCCACCAGGAGCGTAAGTTGCAACCACTACATGGTCTTCCACAGAAGAGCCTCTGCTAACGATACTCCTCCGTTTCCGTTTCAGTTCTCAAGACAGGCGCCTCGGGAATGATCGCCTACCGCTACCAGAAGAAGGATGGcgagtggcagtggctgcaGACGAGCTCCCGTCTGGTGTACAAGAACTCCAAGCCGGACTTTGTGATCTGCACGCATCGCCAGCTGATGGACGAGGAGGGCCACGATCTGCTCGGCAAGCGAACCATGGACTTCAAGGTCAGCTACCTGGACACGGGCCTGGCGTCCACCTACTTCTCGGAGGCGGACCAGCTGGTTGTGCCGCCCAGTGCCTCGCCCACGGCCCACGCCCTGCCGCCGCCGGTGACCCCGACACGACCCAATCGGCGCTACAAGACGCAGCTGAGGGACTTCCTCTCCACGTGCCGCAGCAAACGCaagctccagcagcagcagcaacagcagcagcagcagaatcaGCAGACCTCGCCGCTCGGCGGTCAGGTGGGCTCGCCTTCGCCTGCCGTGGCTGTGGAGTACCTGCCCGATCCGGCGGTGGCCGTGGCCGCCGCCTACTCCAACCTCAATCCCATGTACACGGCCTCGCCGTACGGTAGTGCGGCGGACAATCTCTACATGGGCAGCTCCATGCCGGCCAATGCCTTCTATCCGGTCAGCGAGAACCTCTTCCATCAGTACCGGCTGCAGGGAGCCGTCGGCGGGTACTACACGGACTACCCGCACTCCGGGGCGCCAGCGTCGGCGTATGTGGCCAATGGTTTCCTCTCGTACGATGGCTATGCCATTGCCTCCAAGGCGGACGAGAAGTGGCAGGAGACGGGCAAGTACTACAGTGGCTACAGCAGCGGCTATGGCAGTCCCACGTCCACGCCCCAGGTGAGTGGCATCCTTTCTTCTATGGGGCTTCCCCTGGCTAATCTTTGTGTAATCCTTGTGCAGCAAATCCCCCTAAAGACGCCCAAGTCTTCGCCGCAGGTCATGGAGGTCATCTCCTGCTCCTCGGACGGACCATCGCCGGTGAGTGGTGCCACGCCGAATGGCGCGATTCCCGTGACGCCCAAAGTGGAGCTTGCCGCAacggcagcaacagcggccTCCGCTGCAGGCGGGGATCCCTACGAGAGGCAGACGGTGCTGATGTGGGGCACCACCCACTCGAGTGGCGTTCCCCTGAATAGTCTTCAGGGCGGACGCTCCGGCTCCCCCCAACGCGCCACACCCCTCACGAATGGCCTGGGATACGCCAcgaataacaacaacaacgagcACGAGCCGGCGACGGCGGCCAAGTGGAACGGAGCGAAGGAGCTGGCGGGGAAATCGGCCAGCGCCAGCACGCCGGAGAGCTACCAAATGCAGCACGACGATTCCGGACTGTACTCCGCCTCCTCGCACACGACctcgccgcagcagcagcagcagcaacagcaacagcaaccgcAACGTGGAGTTGCTTCCAATGTTAGCGCTCCAAGTATTCCTCTCACACACCCAGTGGCCGTCACGGGCACAGGCACCAGCACGGGCACAGATCATCAGGCGGTGCACCCGTCCAGCTgccaccaacagcagcagcagcagcagcaacaacaacagcagcaacagcaacagcatcatcATGCCCACCCGCATCCGCACTCGcatcaccaccaccatcaccatcaccatcatGAGGCAGCGCATCAtcagcatgcagcagcagcagcagccgccgcaaGCAGCGAGGTATGGACGCCCGCCTCCTACACGCAGTACTCGCAGTACTTCACGTatcatccgcatccgcatacGCATCCGCATTCGCACCCGCACCACCCGTCGGCGGGCAGTAGCGGACACGTTCCGGCGGCCCAGTCGCATCACCTGCACCACGGTCACGGTCACCGCTAGATAGATTGGGGATAGATTGCACCCAGTATTGAAGCACACAAATCACTGTACTCTGTACTCTACTCACTGTAATCTACACTGTAATCACAACAACACACACTCCACAACACTCAGATACACACGCACACCAGTGCACCCATGATGAGTGCTCTGTCGCCTGACTACTAACCGTAACGATCCTCCCTAGATCATACTCACGacccatcagcagcagcatcagcagcaggttCAGCAACAACAATCTCTTGGAGGCTACCCGCTGCATCATCCCCTGCAGCTGGTGGGAGGACCGTCCTcatcgccgccgccgcccacAACCCGCTCGCCAACAGCCCTGCCCGCAGTGAGCAGTATCCTCAATGGTGCCACAGGAGCAACCACAGCCGATGACGTCTCCCCCTACCAGCAGCTGGCCATTGTCTCCACGCCCCTGGTGATCTGCGCCGAGGAGGTGGGTGTCGGTGGCATGTCCTTGCAACCGCTGAGCGACAGCAGCGAGACGACGCGCATGGGACGCAAGTCAGCCAAGCAGCAGGTGCAACAGTCcttgcaacaacagcagcagcaaacgcTTTACCAGCAGCATCAGacgcatcatcatcattcaCATCCACAGCACCATCCGCAACACCATTTGCTCTATCCGGCCAACATTACGGCGCATACAGCCTTGGCCTATGCCCCGCCGACGGCTGGGGGCGCCTATGCCGATGGCAGTCCGCTGCTCTCCTTCTCGGAGGTGACCAACACGCTGCTCAACCAGTGAGAGAGGGACTAGGAGTAGGAGTAGCAGTAGGAGCAGGCGAGCACATTCGTGCTCAACAGTTTTGCCAAAATGTGGACTATGACTATCGTATCTTCCATAATTTGAACCCTAGCACCTAGCAACCAAGCAAACCAGCAATTTGTGGATATATCCAGCGCACACCGAGTCATTTGGCTACTCCTTGGTTAAATCCgagcaaacagcaagaaaaAACGAATTCTATTTATTTTACTGTGATAATTTATAGATACAATTTATTGTATATGAAACTATATTCGTAATacgtatccgtatccgtatccgtatccaCACTTCCATAGACACACGAATGGGCAATAGGATTTGGGTACAGCAGCGTTTAACCAGCACAAAGTTAAGAGGGGAACCGAACCGCTTCCCATCCGAGGAAGATCCCTTCGACAATCAATTTCAGTTGTAGTTGCGACCAAAGATTTCTCTAACTAACTTAAACTTATCGTTTAGCATAATACGTATACCCTACGATTCATTCAGATTGCGCCCAACTTTAGTTACATTTCCGTTGAGGTTACAGAACAAAGTAGGGGGTAAATGCCTAATTAGTTGCGTTTAAGAGTGCTTAAGTAGAACCTAAGATAATACCAGATGATTGTATccatatttaatttaatttaaccCTAGACGTAAAGCGTAATGCAAGTTAATGTAATTCATTCATGATTCCTATGGTTTAGCATGTAATTCGACTAATCCCTCAgcggatatatgtatgtatctgtatATTTAAAGTTTTCTTGAAATTTCTAGTCGCCCGCATAAAAAACATTTACttataaattaaacaaaatacCATACTACAATATATCTCTACTTCGATTGTGTAAACGTTTTGCAATTCGGCAGACAATATCAGTTCTGTCCTTTGTAGTCTGTACTACGATGCCAGCACATGACATGGACTTTTGGAATAAGCTAACAAAATCATTGCATTAATGTGTTGGATGATTATGTGTATCCAAATCTAAAgaaacaaaatataaaatatgtaGATACTCTCTCAGCTAATCAACGGGAAAAAACATATCAATTTCAATTACAAATTTATTACGAAACCCGAGTGCACGTAAAGCGCCTATCCAAAACAATCAGAGCGAAATAAATCTAGAAAATAATCAAATTATTCAAACACCCAGATTTTCCATTAGTTCGATGTCTTTGGGATCCTAAGGTGAAACATGCAATCCACACAAATCGTGGATGTGTGACTTGAACTTCGCGCCTACATAACATTCGTATGTTTGTATGCCTAAAAATCTGACCAAAATATTTATTGCCTACTTCCAGGCTGAGCCCGCAAATTCTTCAGTACATTTCAGCAACAGTTCCTTCGCAACATATATGAACATCACGAAATTGGCAGCATTATTTTATTCCGCAACATCTTCTTTGCAACATATGTTTGGCCTTCAATAGAAAACAAAATTTTACttaaatgttttttttatattaatGCAATTAAGTCGTGCTTTTTAAATTTTTCAATTCGTATAAAAAATTTATACATTTATCGGatgaataatttttttttttaaatcgcAATGGAAATGCTCATAAGGCATAGACTGCATGCCTTCAATCAACAAGTTCAAGGCAACAATCTTCTTCACCCCTgtgaaattttgaaattaaCCGATCGGCCGATATATTGCCGAGATACACTCCAAAGAATGTTGCACATTTTCGTACAAAAAGAAGATATTAAGAGAGATTTGAAGTTTAATTTTCAGGGATACTTCTTTTAGTAACTCATGGTAACTCCTTTTCACTACCTTGACTAGGAATGCACCTCGAAAAAAGTGGCCAGGCAGCATCCTCCTCAATCTGTAAGCAATTCGTGGCCCAAGGTGTAACAATCAAGCAAATCAGTATTTTCATGGAGCAATGGCAATTCAACCGCAAGCCATTACCATCTCCAGCTTAATTGGAGACTTTACTGCCTTTAATTGACAACGACACAACGCTGACTCCCCACATAACACACACAGCACCTTTTGATTGACACCTTACAATCATATTTTCCTCGTCTTTATAGATAATGGAAAAGCATTCATCAGTTGCTGGGGCGCGATTTGAAGACCAACATTACGATGTACAAAAGAATAATCATCCATCGGTGCGGGAGCGCACCCAAAACCAAAACTAACACCAAAACCCATCTTGAATAGTAAGCAATCATATGTGGGCTGCGTTGTTTACGCTCAATATTAAATGATGTATTCTACGGTCGTACTCGAATGGATTATCCCAAGACCAAACAGATTTGCGCCTCCAAAGCAAACCAATTAATCACAAACACAGATTCCTGTATGCATGCGATACAATTCAAGCACTGAACCAAATTTCGGTTGAATTCACATTGAAAATACTCGAATTGTCGATAGTGATGGCTTTATTGTTGAAGAGGCACTGGCTGCCGCGCAGCGCACTTGACTCGGTTGCTTCGGATGCCCTCCGGGGTACCTCAGGCCAtgtggctgctcctcctgtTCCATTGCCAAGCGAAGGTTATGTGCGGAACAATAGACGAACGTATATGCTACCATTTTGGCATTTCAGAACAACCCCCTGAAAGAAAATGTGGCGTCAAGTGAATGGCTGGGCAGTCAGAGGCACGACAAGCGAATGGCTGATGCTCTAATTGCTCTTGTCTTCAATCCTTAGCTTGAGGCCTGAGCGGAGCCCAGGCTGAACTGTCTACTGAACCATTTATAGCCTTCCATCGATAGGGTATTGGCTATGAGCTGTACGAATATATCGCTTGTTAACAACAGCCTTATGGCCGAGTTATTGTCTGGCGGACGGGACGGGCCAGTTCGTGTCTTGAGTCTTTCGTTTGACGCATCTTTGAGATCATTCTCTAATAGATTGCCGCTATAACTGAAAGAGAAACaccaacagaaacagaaaacgaaactgaaatggaaatggaaatagaAATAAATACAACAATTAACAAAGTGCGCCGTTTGTTTACTTTGATTTACTTAacgtttttttgtattttttcttttttttattgttttaagTTTCATTTTTTCATTGCATTGTTACTGTTGCTTGACCTTTAATAGTCGTGTTGTACATTGTGCCATGGGCGTCTTGGTAGGTCTGCCTCTACCCCACTCACACCGTACCGTACAGACAGTTGGATCTGGAGATGTTGGTTCAAAAGTGTAGCTGGAGCATCTCAGAAATGCCTGCACAATTGAACTTCAAATCTTTGCTTTCGCGGTGGCAGTGGGTAAGTGCAATAAATGCTGCCAAAGGTGATAATCTTGGCTTATTCATTGCTCTTCATGTTCGTCACTTAAGGTCAATGATATGACCGAGCAGAGCCGAGCCGAGCGGAGCTGACCGCATGCCGGACGCGAACGTGATCATCGCTCAACCGCTCTGACCTTGCATCATTGTTTGTTTGACAAATTTGTAGCAGGCCACAGAAGCGGACCAAACTTGCGACCGGATGCGGCTCGAAGTATCATGGCAGAAGAGAAGCACAGACAGAGACTGGCCGAGATATCTGGCAGGGCAGGCAAAGGTGTATTCCTTTCCTCTTAGCACCTTCTGACGTCTGTGTGCCGTATGCGCAATATTTTCCATACATATTATTTGCTGTTATCAATTATGTGCGTGGGGTGTTAAGCCGGTCCACTTTCATTTTTCATGCACAGCACGACTTCCCTAAAGCGGTACAGAAACCTCTTAATAAACGTGTGAATCTTCCATTGGTTTCTGTGTGTTGTTTGCTTCTATTTGCTAAGCCGTAAAGCTCTTGGAAGCTCATGGAAATTGAATGTGGGGGGACCTTGCCTTGCTGAAATCTACAGCCAGAAGAAGAGTCGCCCGTCGGGTCGAGTGGCGACTCCGGCTATCAACATGAATTATGTGGAATTGCACCAATTTGGCAATTAAACATGTGTAGCGTGAGAGAACGACAGAGACGGCCAGTTAGCAGCGGGGGAAAGAGTGAAAGAGCTAGTGCTAGTGCTAGTGAGCATAAATGGCATCTACAAATGTTGCTGCTTATTTGCGGCTGAGCGACCTTCAGTGGATTCACAGCCAGGCCacagatgatgatgatgatgacacACCTATGTACACCAATATATATTGTACATATGTTTGCCTCTATGTGTTTGGATTGGATTGAATTTTGTGGGTCCCACACCTTCTTCTTGGTGTTCTTT
This region of Drosophila miranda strain MSH22 chromosome 2, D.miranda_PacBio2.1, whole genome shotgun sequence genomic DNA includes:
- the LOC108157409 gene encoding single-minded homolog 2 isoform X1; amino-acid sequence: MSQLGTVYATKRRRRNGKSLKPPPKDGVTKSNPSKRHRERLNAELDLLASLLPFEQNILSKLDRLSILRLSVSYLRTKSYFQVVMHKDKEENGVLPHIHAHDGYRTRELGAFEHGLLDGDMFLQALNGFLMILTCEGEVFFATHSIESYLGFHQSDIVHQSVYELVHSEDREELQRQLLWNSFLPADMSSMQLSETLAPDKALYLERSFTVRFRCLLDNTSGFLRLDIRGRIKILHGQNRKTEEPPLALFAYCTPFGPPSLLEIPHKENMFKSKHKLDFSLVSMDQRGKHILGYADAELVNMGGYDLVHYDDLAYVASAHQELLKTGASGMIAYRYQKKDGEWQWLQTSSRLVYKNSKPDFVICTHRQLMDEEGHDLLGKRTMDFKVSYLDTGLASTYFSEADQLVVPPSASPTAHALPPPVTPTRPNRRYKTQLRDFLSTCRSKRKLQQQQQQQQQQNQQTSPLGGQVGSPSPAVAVEYLPDPAVAVAAAYSNLNPMYTASPYGSAADNLYMGSSMPANAFYPVSENLFHQYRLQGAVGGYYTDYPHSGAPASAYVANGFLSYDGYAIASKADEKWQETGKYYSGYSSGYGSPTSTPQQIPLKTPKSSPQVMEVISCSSDGPSPVSGATPNGAIPVTPKVELAATAATAASAAGGDPYERQTVLMWGTTHSSGVPLNSLQGGRSGSPQRATPLTNGLGYATNNNNNEHEPATAAKWNGAKELAGKSASASTPESYQMQHDDSGLYSASSHTTSPQQQQQQQQQQPQRGVASNVSAPSIPLTHPVAVTGTGTSTGTDHQAVHPSSCHQQQQQQQQQQQQQQQQHHHAHPHPHSHHHHHHHHHHEAAHHQHAAAAAAAASSEVWTPASYTQYSQYFTYHPHPHTHPHSHPHHPSAGSSGHVPAAQSHHLHHGHGHR
- the LOC108157409 gene encoding circadian locomoter output cycles protein kaput isoform X2, with translation MSQLGTVYATKRRRRNGKSLKPPPKDGVTKSNPSKRHRERLNAELDLLASLLPFEQNILSKLDRLSILRLSVSYLRTKSYFQVVMHKDKEENGVLPHIHAHDGYRTRELGAFEHGLLDGDMFLQALNGFLMILTCEGEVFFATHSIESYLGFHQSDIVHQSVYELVHSEDREELQRQLLWNSFLPADMSSMQLSETLAPDKALYLERSFTVRFRCLLDNTSGFLRLDIRGRIKILHGQNRKTEEPPLALFAYCTPFGPPSLLEIPHKENMFKSKHKLDFSLVSMDQRGKHILGYADAELVNMGGYDLVHYDDLAYVASAHQELLKTGASGMIAYRYQKKDGEWQWLQTSSRLVYKNSKPDFVICTHRQLMDEEGHDLLGKRTMDFKVSYLDTGLASTYFSEADQLVVPPSASPTAHALPPPVTPTRPNRRYKTQLRDFLSTCRSKRKLQQQQQQQQQQNQQTSPLGGQVGSPSPAVAVEYLPDPAVAVAAAYSNLNPMYTASPYGSAADNLYMGSSMPANAFYPVSENLFHQYRLQGAVGGYYTDYPHSGAPASAYVANGFLSYDGYAIASKADEKWQETGKYYSGYSSGYGSPTSTPQQIPLKTPKSSPQVMEVISCSSDGPSPVSGATPNGAIPVTPKVELAATAATAASAAGGDPYERQTVLMWGTTHSSGVPLNSLQGGRSGSPQRATPLTNGLGYATNNNNNEHEPATAAKWNGAKELAGKSASASTPESYQMQHDDSGLYSASSHTTSPQQQQQQQQQQPQRGVASNVSAPSIPLTHPVAVTGTGTSTGTDHQAVHPSSCHQQQQQQQQQQQQQQQQHHHAHPHPHSHHHHHHHHHHEAAHHQHAAAIILTTHQQQHQQQVQQQQSLGGYPLHHPLQLVGGPSSSPPPPTTRSPTALPAVSSILNGATGATTADDVSPYQQLAIVSTPLVICAEEVGVGGMSLQPLSDSSETTRMGRKSAKQQVQQSLQQQQQQTLYQQHQTHHHHSHPQHHPQHHLLYPANITAHTALAYAPPTAGGAYADGSPLLSFSEVTNTLLNQ